A stretch of DNA from Montipora foliosa isolate CH-2021 chromosome 4, ASM3666993v2, whole genome shotgun sequence:
TTATAGAATGCCGGGTCACTTTTAAAACAAGTACTTTTTTTAGTGGCTCAGCAACTCAGTAGTCAACTGACGAGCCGCTGAGCCACTCAAAGATATACCTTACTTATTCTTGAACATTTGGATTTCACAGACGAGCTGCgaagccgccgagccactcaaAGAAATTATACCTTACTTGTTCTCGAACATTGAATTGAGCCGCAGAGCCACTTAAAGATATACCTTAGTCGTTCTTATAAACATTGACTTTTACTGCTGAGCCACAAAGCAACTGCAGTGATACTGCATGCTTCAAAattggccctgtattctgtatttGCTCTTCATTGAATGTTTAATAGTCCCCTTTGAAACTGTGGCACTATGTGGACAAAGATCGAGACCAGTTGGCGTGTGTGGACGGGTAATTTTACTAGTTATCCttgaaattgcaggaaaaaagtaAGCTTAGGTTCAATAACTTTTTGAACTTATAAGGTTACATGTATTTGCTTTAAAGGTTTATCGTAGACTGCAAGCAAAGCCAGCTCTGGCAGAAAAACTTAATAACTATCTTGAAAACTTCAACAAATCTGGACAGTTGTTCCTGGGAAATTTGAAGTTGTCTCTCGAAGTTCTGGGAAAATCAAAGTCTTTGCTGAGACGATTTCTGCTTCAGAATCGGCATTTGTCAGAGTGCCAGTATCAATGGATGCTAAAGTTATATGACGTAACAGTTGGAGAAACCCAAGACTACAGCAAGAATGAGAATTTGCTGACAGATGCCACTCATTTGAGCCAGAACAAAGCTGCATTTCAACTGCTGTGTAAAATGAGAAGTCGACTGACTGAAGACATGACATTCACTCCACATAAAACTCCAGAGGCAAGCCCTATGTTTACATTATCAAGATCTCAGGATTTTCTTACTGCTGTTGGTCCAGAGGAAGTGTGCGTAAATGCCATGTCAAATTGTTTATTCAAGCATGTTTTACACTACTTTAAGTTTGGAGGTACAGTGtatataaatattaattttgttttacctTGGAACATAGACTTATGCCCTGTTCACACCAGACCTTAACCATGTTTTgaacatgtttagttaaacacgttttcaaagtgttttctttttaaatcatgtgtGATGATTTTTGTCGGCTACATACCGGTACATACAAATTTTAATAGCACAGATCAAAACATGTATTGGAACTTCCCTGAATCCCATGAAGAAGgcagtcctacatttttctgtgactgattttcattttgtaaaaccCAGTTTAACTAAActtgtcttgttggtgtgaattgGGTATTAGGTGATTCTCAAGGGAAACCAGAAAATGGCAGTGGTTATTATTTCGTGTTAATCTACAAAATTGAGTAGTGTTGTGTTATTCTTTCTAAGAATGCATTCATTTGGAAATGAATACACAGAAAGTCAAATCAAAAAGTGCTTTCTCATCACAGCTTTTCAAGTAAGGAGAGGGAAGAGACTTtactacaataattattatttgttaaaTTAATGTGGATTCTACCAAGAGTATCGTTTagcaaaacaaacttttgaTTACCTCGAAATGAATATGCTTTATCAACTCATTAACAGAGTTATTGACAGGCCTAGGGAAGTACTTGATGTCAAAAAGGTCTTATCAAGTACTGATTTCACTCATTGTCTTTGTGTATTTACCCCTGCTTCTGActgacaaacttcaaactttTTCAAGTACTTAACtgattttattataattataaacactaatgaaataccaagtgatcttttgcacaaaaacatgatatcttcacacgtgaggATAACATGTCACCGGGGTATTTCACACCTGAAAAGATccctgttgctatggttacatgtgAAAATCACGCCTTTCAATGTGTTTCATGACAATATTTCACTTGTTCACTGCGCTCACTTGaaaagaaattttgtatctccatgcagccatgtaatatccttgTGTCCTTTAGCTTTTGTATCTGTTATAACTTCAGATCCTTGCACCCGCAAAGTGCTTCTCACTGAGAAGCTTGGAGTTCTTGCTGAACAAGAGAATGGCCTTTGGAGTATCCTCACAGCATTGCTTTGCCCTCATGATGATTGTCAGTATGAACAACAATCTAATGAGGTCAATCAGTTCATTCTGGATTGGCTCACAGGTAAATAATGCCAGCCTGTAACTTCCTTCCTTGTTAGGTCTGATCCCAAGTTGTAGTACTGGCccaagttgttcaaacaatggataacgctattcatcggataaatcactatccagtgtataagtaatagcgaaaccaattgcgctattcaatggatagtgatttatccggtggatagcgttatccaccttttgaacaactggggcctggttaCCAAGCCAAGCATGATAGCTAAATGAGCGGGAAATGACAAGAAATTTTGGCATTCAAGGTGATTTGGTTTGCATGTTCTGTCTTTTGCtcttgatgtacatgtatattttactTGCATCTGCAAACCTTAAAGGCGGCCAAAGACAAggtacaaaaaccctcaacttgtcacgcaacattgtttcgttgcaagttttggtcgatgtttcacgtttttcaccttgcgtgatcaacttgacccgcaacaaaaacatttgttgcgggttgaagaaatgcagggcgctgattggttgatttgctagtacatgagcacatttgttgcgcgacaagttgtgagcttgatcaaaaacgagcaacaaagccaaaatttgttgctcagaatagacccgcgctctactttttgcaacaactttcttcaaccggcaacaaatgtttttgttgtgcgacaagttgatcatgccaGGTGAAAAATGGGagacatcgacccaaacttgcaacaaaacaatgttgcgcgccaagtttagGGTTTTTTGTATCTCCTATGTCACTGCCTTAAGTTAATAAGAAATGACAAGCAAAATTGGCAAGCCAGGTCTCcacaaaccctaaccctaaccacacaTTAATATATTGCTGCTTTTACCAAGTATTCAGCAGTGCTTTGCAATCagagtttaaaagaaaaaactgaaGTACAAATTCTACATATTGGCCAATTAACATAGTCTCATGTAGATTCTAGTTATAGACTTAGAATGgtaacagtaataattatttaagttgaaaaaatttacttgaAATACTAAACTGGAATAATTTTAAAACGTGTCTTCACATGTTGTTTTTAACTTGATAAAGGTGAAGTGAGACTGGTGAAATATCTATTGTTTAGTTGTAACTGAAAAAcactcttttgttttattttactaTTTAATAAACAAGCAGGAGTCTTTTAGAGCGAATTTgacatgaccttgaaaaataaatgtaaaaacagaACCTTAACAAAAATGCacaacatttaattggcttatcgaacaaaaacaaatgagcatgaattttcattggtttaGCGAACGTTGATGGAAACAatgtcatctctccatggaaagctatcggcatttcgctttgatgtcatttgaatgcagtaatgtgatagGGCAATCAATCTAAACACTTATGactggtcccaagggaaacagttacctaagaatctcaatgtttccctggGACGCAGTTGAGGGAAACATTgaattcgagggaaacaaaatgaactgtttcccaaTGGACCAGTCATtaggtgattttttttatagCACAAAAAGCTATAGCAACGGCAGTCAGTGGTCAACATtagcgggtaacagtgcactgttaccctctgacatCATAGTTTTAGCACTGTTGCATGCTCAGAGAATTTTGGCAGGAAACAGtattattgttagatgtcatgtgaccttgaagtaaccaatgagagtgggCTCTCTAACAGTGTATTGTTGTGAAAGGAgaacattagcatacaagaaaagcAAAAGTACAAGCAATGCcttattagtaaaatccaactagtggtctattatcaatgctgcgttctgattggttgagctactggtaggctatttgttatagcccactagtagcgaaaagcgccggctttgaaaaccaaaacaacaattaaagtctagctttaactagcgaaagatgttttgtctcgatatttttttgaccaactagttggattttactaaaacaattattcctctcgccctcatggcctctgagtcaatagcccattcggccttcggcctcatgggctattgactcagagcccattcgggctccaggaataattgttaattagtatgctttatataaagaattctgatgaggagtgttttatcagttgTTAAAGCTCAGTGACTTAAAAAAACTCATTGATAATTCATGAgcttaacagcctatcaaaacaccgataaacatcacgtgtatgagctttatatccgaTAAAACACtactcgttagtattctttatataaagaatactaataaggcatagcttgtttttcttgtctgctaatattcacctctcacaatttgaaccattgttttgagtccagaagGACACGCTCTttttggaatgtttttgaagccgttcaaaaaactcgcttttcgtgttttatcgggtctaaaaacactccgctacgcctcgtgtttttaagcCCCGATAAAACGATAGGCTGTTTCtctaataaattattaatgatgaAGCCATAACCTGAAGAAGAGCCATGGACTATGTTTTCTTAAAAAGTTACACCACTTTTGTGTTAATTTATTTCCTATCTGTTAatgaaattattgttttaatgaAGTCCAAATTATTACGTATTAACAGATTGAGAGCAAGTGCTTAGAGATCAACTGCCTTGCACACCATTCTGTGGGTTTGGGCTAAATTTACACTTTGTGCCCACATTTCATTTCCCACCTTTGCCGAACCTGCAGAAACTCCAGGTGTGGTTGCAAGTGATTAACACGTTAGATAGGTTTGGCTGTTCATGAGGACTGCACACCTTATTCTAGAAAATTAAGgctccatgaaattaaggtattAGAAATTAACGCGACTTAAATTAATCGAATTTAATGTAAAACGACTttcgaataaagaaaattaacgcaAAGGAAGAGGTAGAATTTCATAATAGAGGAAATCAGCGCGATTAAGACAGTTGGCGGTGACCACTGGAACAAATTTATTCAACGCTGGATGCAAAACACAAAACTGAGCCCTCTGGTCAACAAAACAGTCCTCAAAATTCGAATCAATGTAGGGGTTAACGAAAAGAAGGAAAGCTTGtaccttattttattgtttttaggtGTCATGAATGTCTGGAAAGGTTTCAAAATTAGGGTTAAAAGAATGGAAATTAAGAGCGCGGAAATTAACGCTGCACTCTAATAATGTCGCGGAAAATAACGCTCAACATATTTAGCGCgacttaaattaacgcgaattttaacgattcgcgttaatttcatggagcgttaatttcctataataaggtatatAATTACTAGTGTAAAACGTTTGCTGTACTCTGTATTCAACAGAATACCTGTCTTACAATGAACCTCATCCCCGTTTGATGTCCCTTCCTCCACATCTTCTCTGCAGACTTTCCCTGACGCATGATAGATTTTGCAAGTTGTACTTGTCTCAACTGTGGAGCTGGGCTGATAGTATGGCACCAAGCGTCTGGACCAACGAAAAAGATTGCCACACTAACAGAGGAGTCCAGTGGAGGTAAGTGAGGTGTCTTTGGAGCGTAGGTGTTTGAGGGTGACACACAAGGGATGCCGTCACTTGGCTGTTGCATAAGTTGTTCCCATGGAAACAAGATGTGTGTATTTGTTTTAAGGGGCTGTAGCAATGCTagtttaaagagaaaaacagcAAGCATCCAATTGCTGTACCTGCCTTTCTTATTCTCTGCAAGACAATATTGAGGTTTCAAAACAATATGGGCACATTAGTCATAAGCTACTCACTGACAAAAACGTTTTGTACCCTgtaaaagaaaataatgaaatgcaaatagcttcttttttttttcaaaatctttATTGGTGTAGTAGTTGTTGATGCTATTTCTTATTAAGCTCACAATTTTCTCTGCTTTTGATTTCGGGGTTGTCGTATTGTTTGCATCAGCTTTTACTCTAGAAGTGCAGACGCAATGGCATCGAAAATATCAAAGCAGTAAGTTTTGGCTATTCTTTACTGTGTTCCAAAAGGGGTTTTTCACTGATACTCGAGTTTTCCCTTTCAAAAAAGCCCGCGTTTTATTTGAGCGCAGTTCAATTGAACTGTATTGTCTTGTATGATTTATCTTGTGCCGAACAAACTGAAACTTCAGTAgagttagttttttttaactaatTATGTTATTATCATACATTGGTGTCACTTTCTCGATTTGGATTGGCTACAAGCACGCAGGTTATTCTTGCTGGTTCTGTTCCCCTTACGTCATGCAGAAGTGACATCACCTAACATGCTAACTCTTAGCCCCTC
This window harbors:
- the LOC138000497 gene encoding uncharacterized protein, whose product is MKMNEILKNTHVFVEVLSMARCSVVQQWNEDAFQKAFKWANYFEEVYRRLQAKPALAEKLNNYLENFNKSGQLFLGNLKLSLEVLGKSKSLLRRFLLQNRHLSECQYQWMLKLYDVTVGETQDYSKNENLLTDATHLSQNKAAFQLLCKMRSRLTEDMTFTPHKTPEASPMFTLSRSQDFLTAVGPEEVCVNAMSNCLFKHVLHYFKFGDPCTRKVLLTEKLGVLAEQENGLWSILTALLCPHDDCQYEQQSNEVNQFILDWLTEYLSYNEPHPRLMSLPPHLLCRLSLTHDRFCKLYLSQLWSWADSMAPSVWTNEKDCHTNRGVQWRYMGSGAVLQDDQATSQSHLSFPNLLNHLSHLVTEPDFIADVAKNEMRSRLVERYSTGTHACNDSLSSNLNIWEDIFELIPL